atatatatatggtcctgggttcaactcctggccgggggtctttctgcatggagttcgcatgttctccttgtgcatgcgtgggttttcactgggtactctaatcccatagtccaaaaccatgaaattgcccttagatgtgaatgagtgtatgcatggttgtttgtcctgtatctgtgtcctgtctctctgttgccctgcaatggattggggacctgtccagggtgtaccctgcctctcgtacggtggagccggggtcccacccttgagcctggcctggggtcgggactcgccggagagcacctggtggccgggttgctcctcgcgggacctggccgggccaagcccgaatgagagacacgaggccatcccccagtgggcataccacctgcagggggaaccgtgagggaccggtgcaaagaggattgggtggcggacgaaggtggagacctcagcggcccgatccccggatacttaggctggctctagggacctGGAaggtcacctcgctgggggaaaaggagcctgagcttgtgcgggaggttgagagatatcgactagaaaaagtcaggctcacctccacacacagcatgggctctggaacccatctccttgagaggggttggactctcttctactctggagtggcccatggggagaggcgatgggctggtgtgggtttgcttgttgcccaccagctcagccgtctcgtgttggggtttaccccagtggatgagagggtcgcacacctgcgcctttgggttggggataggtctctgactgtcgtttcagcatacgggccgagcagtagtgcggagtacccggcattcttggtgtccctgtcggggttgctggatagtgcccctcccggggactccattattctgctgagggacttcaacgcccacgtagGAAACAACAGTTACAACTGGAGAGGCGTAATCTcaaggaatggcctccccaatctgaatccgagtggtgttttattattggacttctgtgctagtcacggattgtccataatgaacaccatgttcaaacataagggtgtccatcagtgcacttggcaccaggaaaccctaggcaggaggtcaatgatcgactttgttgtcatatcatcagaccttcggccgcatgttttggacactcgggtgaagagaggggctgagctgtccactgatcaccacctggttgtgagttggatccgctggaggaggagaaagccagacagacttggcaggcccaagcgcatagtgagggtctgctgggaatgcctggcagagccctcggccagggatgtattcaacttccacctccgggaaagctttgaccagattccgggggatgttggagacatagagtccgagtggactatgttctccacatctattgtcgatgctgctgcccgtagctgcagccgcaaggtctgcggtgcctgtcctAGCGgaaatcccagaacccggtggtggacaccggcagtaagggatgctgtcaagctgaagaaggagtcctatcggctgtgggtggcttgtgggactcctgaggcggctgaccggtaccgtgaggccaagcctactgcggcccgggctgtggcagaggcaaaaacctgggcctgggaggagttcggtgaggccatggagaaggactaccggttggcctctggcaaaccgtctggtgcctcaggagggggaagcagtgatTCGCCAACAATGTTTATAGTGgcggtgggaggctgctgacctcgactggggacattatcgggtggtggaaggagtacttcgaggatctcctcattcctgccatcacgcattccctggtggaaacagagactggggactcggggttggactttttcatcacccaggctgaagtcaccgaggtggttaaaaagctccgtggtggcaaggcttcgggggtggatgagatccaccctgagtgcctcaaatctctggatgttgtggggctgtcatggctgacaagccccttcaacattgtgtggcggttggagacagtgcctctggactggcagaccggggtggtgatcccccttcacaagaagggggactggagggtgtgttccaactacagggggatcacactcctcaacctccctggtaaggcctacgccagggtattggagaggagagtccggccaatagtcgaacctcggcttcaggaggagcagtgtggttttcgtcccggccctggaatactggaccagctctataccctctacagggtactcgagggttcatgggagtttgcccaaccggtccacatgtgttttgtggacctggagaaagcattcaactgtgtccctcgtgatgccctgtggtgGTGCTCCACGTGTAtagaatcgggggccctttattaggggccatccggtccatgtacgagcggagcaggagtttggtccgcattgccggcactaagtcggacctgttcccggagcacgttggactccggcagggctgccctttgtcaccggtcctgttcataacttttatggacaggatttctagaggcagccaagggccagagggggtctggtttggggaccagtggattttgtctcttctttttgcagatgacgtggtcctgctggccccttctagccaagacctacagcatgcgctgtggcggttcggagccgagtgtgaagcggctgggatgaagatcagctcctccaagtcagaggccatggtactcgaccagaaaagggtggcttgtcatcttcaggttggaggggagttcctgcctcaagtggaggagttcaagtatcttggggtcttgttcatgagagagggaagaatggagcgggagatcgacagacggatcggtgcggctgccgcagtaatgggggcactttgctggtccattgtggtgaagagagagctgagccgaaaagcaaattttattcagtaggactatcagctgtgtactgtatccacctcctacacaacacaactgatggtcccaaccccatttataaggcttgaaatcccacttattaaacctgacagggtacacctgtgaagtgaaaaccatttcaggtgactacctcttgaagctcatcaacagaatgccaagagtgcgtagcagtaatcaaagcaaaatgtggttacattgaagaacctagaatataaaacatatttaggcctggtcaaaaataacaccaaggttttttactttattatcagaggtcaatttaatgccatccaggttaagtgattgactaagcagtttcttttttaaagactctggtccaaagacgacaacttctgtcttgtctgaatttagaagcaacaggaagtgtaatgtttcacttagcGTGGCCCATATTTGATccccttcacctaatcaacatgaaactatctccaatgacagataacacaATGGTCTAACTTGGTCTCCTGTACTGACAGGTTTGGgtggagggtgtggccgtggcgCCATGGCAAAGTCTGATGTCAAGCCATgaccatacgtttggctttaatttccacatacattatctgatctgcaccaaattcaatgtgattgatcctagtccagtcgcCAACAgaaatctgatgacatatttggtgggcgtggcctaattcttccacagcgccccctagaaaataaaaaagaatgccccaagccatgctttgaccgaggaatctaaaatttggtacacatatgtaacttctcaggacctacaaaaaagtctcttggagcattggtccaaacccaacaggaagtcggccattttgaccctgttttgggcGATTCTAGGCCGCATATCTGagtgaactcctcctacagcttttgacttagagacatgaatatcactcagtatactcgtaaggcattggggatccaaagctatcaaaagctttttgatacatgaaagcgtgtgggcgtggacatgcctcaaaatatgacttctcgccataaaagacgaaattgatatagctcctacaaggaaagtcacagacaaatgaaaccttcttaGGATTGATCTAcctctaggcctgaacaatattcactgatcagatgctgacatcatcgaagctccgccccctgagaacaggaagtgtaatgtttcacttagtgtggtcCATGTTTGATCCCCTccacctaatcaacatgaaactgtcccaagtgacagataacatgatcGTCTCAGTTTTTGTCAAGTACTgactggtttggctggaggTTGTGGCTATGACGGTGTGGCAAATTCCGATGTCActccacggccatacgtttggctctaaattacacatgcatcgTCTGATTCACTtgaaactgaatatgcttgatctttgtcaacccccaaacagctctattggattacattgaaatttggatcaatagcgccccctaggacacttcaagggctatatctcccttatacatcatcagatccacttgaaatggagtatacatcatcagggatcaatgctgaacatgttgacaAAGTCAGTTCATGACATAATTTCAGctccgcccactaataaacaactGAGTGCAGGTTCTCgctggaaggtcagatttccCCCAAATGTTAAAGGCTTTTCGCCAGAccagaactctgcatgaccgaagatcatatgacatgtcgcTCACAGTCCCCCTTTGTGGCGACGTTTGGAATTGAACGGCGGTCTCATTGGTGTCGTGCAGGCGGTGATGGCAGGCTCCCGCGGttgctgcacaggccgagttgcgctgagatgcgagggccttcaatgctgcttgcagctttaatttcagttgtttcacacttttttgttcagtatacaggtccttctcaaaatattagcatattgtgataaagttcattattttccataatgtcatgatgaaaatttaacattcatatattttagattcattgcacactaactgaaatatttcaggtcttttattgccttaatacagatgattttggcatacagctcatgaaaacccaaaattcctatctcacaaaattagcatatttcatccgaccaataaaagaaaagtgtttttaatacaaaaaacgtcaaccttcaaataatcatgtacagttatgcactcaatacttggttgggaatcctttggcagaaatgactgcttcaatgcggcgtggcatggaggcaatcggcCTGTGGCACTggtgaggtcttatggaggcccaggatgcttcgatagcggcctttagctcatccagagtgttgggtcttgagtctctcaacgttctcttcacaatatcccacagattctctatggggttcaggtcaggagagttggcaggccaattgagcacagtgataccatggtcagtaaaccatttaccagtggttttggcactgtgagcaggtgccaggtcgtgctgaaaaatgaaatcttcatctccataaagcttttcagcagatggaagcatgaagtgctccaaaatctcctgatagctagctgcattgaccctgcccttgataaaacacagtggaccaacaccagcagctgacacggcaacccagaccatcactgactgtgggtacttgacactggacttctggcattttggcatttccttctccccagtcttcctccagactctggcaccttgatttccgaatgacatgcagaatttgctttcatccgaaaaaagtactttggaccactgagcaacagtccagtgctgcttctctgtagcccaggtctggggaatgcggcacctgtagcccatttcctgcacacgcctgtgcacggtggctctggatgtttctactccacactcagtcaactgcttccgcaggtcccccaaggtctggaatcggcccttctccacaatcttcctcagggtctggtcacctcttctcgttgtgcaccgttttctgccacactttttccttcccacagacttcccactgaggtgccttgatacagcactctgggaacagcctattcgtacagaaatttctttctgtgtcttaccctcttgcttgaggatgtcaatagtggccttctggacagcagtcaggtcggcagtcttacccatgattggggttttgagtgatgaaccaggctgggagttttaaaggccccaggaatcgtttgcaggtatttagagttaactcgttgattcagatgattaggttcatagctcgtttagagacccttttaatgatatgctaattttgtgagataggaattttgggttttcatgagctgtatgccaaaatcatccgtattaagacaataaaagacctgaaatatttcagttagtgtgcaatgaatctaaaatatatgaatgttaaattttcatcatgacattatggaaaataattaactttatcacaatatgctaatattttgagaaggaccagtataattccacatgtgttaattcatagttttgatgccttcagtgtgaagctacaatattcatattcataaaaataaataaaactctttgaatgagaaggtgtgtccaaacttttggtctgtactgtatatatattctTAACACCTTGCATCAACAAATGTGGCTATAGTGACTCAACAGGCCATGCAACCTTAGCTGGGAATGGACTCTGTTATTGTCTCTATGAATGCTTTATGACTCAGTCTAAAAATCATCCGGTCATGAATGCTTTGTTCACACTAGCAGGCTTACTCAGTAACACACAACACCACAACAAGCAGCAGAAAACATATGAAACCAACATGGAGGAAGGGTTGTCTTCTCAGAGTGCCGAGCAGAAGGCAGGAACCTTGAGTccttagattttttatttatttttcggAAATAGTGTTAGAAGTTTGCCAGAAGCTCTAAAACCTTATTCATAGGAGCAACATTGCTGTTGTTGTGTGTTGTGGGTATTTTGGGGGGGTTCTCGCTATTTTGTAGTGCAGGTTGTTTTCTATACAGTATATCTACCTTCTTATAAGATCCACAATCATATTCGacatattaaaatatgtgtTCCACTAGGGtttgttttcagattaaaagtatcttAATcaattattctaatttattcaatATGACTATAGATTATAAAATCtatcttgatttaaagaacACATTTCCAAAAAAATGAGAGAAATACAAAGTGCTTTGCAAGTAAAAAACAGATGGACAGACACACTGGAAATAATCCAGCATATAAAACAGAATTGTATTTACTAAGCAAGTAAATCAAACAATTAGGAAACACAACCGTGGTTAGAATAtcacagaaataaactgaacatttgatttaagaaagaaaacactgaaattCTCAAATATAAACCATAAATAGTACAGTGGTCACTGCTGCTCAAGGACCACAATGACTCAGTTGGTGTGAATGTTCTGGATGATATATCAAACTTCTTCACTCTGTGGAGCACGCAGCTCATTCGGTTATTTTCCAAACAAGCATTACTGACCAAAGCCTATTTTCTATGTATTTcctgaaaaagaaatgtttatatATCAGCAACATCCCAGCTCGCTCCAAATACCTGATTATTTATCCTTCAAGCAGAATTAAGCTGAAGGAAAACGAAAGCACTTCACAGAGAGGTAAACCTTAATTGACGTATCGCTGCTGCCACATGCTGGACAAGAGGCGTAAGTAATTCTACTGGCTGAGCAGACGTGACGTCATAACAAAAGAAGGAAATTAAACTACCCaagcctctgtttttgttttcagtgacAGGTATGTATGACCCTTTTACCTTTTGGTGTTATTAGATAAAGGTTTGTTTAACTTTTCCTGTTTATAACAATAATAGCGTTTAATTGGTCAGTTTTAAACCCGTGTTTTAACACTGCCAGCATCTGTAAGTACATCTTCTTTGTTGTAAACTGTTTCACTTTGCAGATTTCAGCTATGGCTGACTCGTCTCTAAACCCCGTGGTCTGGCTCGGTGTGGGCTCCAGTTTCGCTTTCTCTGGTTTGTTTTATCATCTCTATCAGGAAAAGAAGAAGGAGCTAAAAAAGCTAAAGGCAAGTTAGGCGCTGTTATGAATCTCGAAGACAATCCTGGTTGGGTCATGATGATTGAAGTTGTTTTTGCCACATTTTAGGAAATCCCTATTTTCAAGCCTGATGATTATTTACTTAAAGTGCTGAACTCATCTCCACACAAGCGACTTCAGTATGTTGCTGTTGAAGGTAGAACCCTGTCCACATACTtatctaattatttttaatgaggTCAGTCATAAAGGCTTTCGCTTTGCTTTCTGTCTGTGTGAAGGTGTTGTTCAGGCTGATGGGGAACCCCTGCCAAGCAAGTTCGTCCCGCGACGCCGCGGTGTGATCCAGAAGGTTGTTCTGGAGGAGCACTGGAAATACTGGAACTATGTCACCAGGACTTGGTAAATCCAACTGGAGAATAAAGAATACACACATGCAAAGATTAAACATattgcaaaggttttcatacACCTCTTgagatttttcacattttgttgcaaCCACagatttcaatgtgttttaatggGAGAAAGGAGTGTAAAAGTGTGAAGtgagcagaaaaaaatataatgttcagggttgtcctgctggatgaTGAAACCTCTGTCCGACCAGATTCCGTATTCCTGCAGAggaagcatgatgctgccaccactatgttacACAGAAGGAGCTCTGTATTTGTGGTGATATGCATTATTTTGCATTGCCTTTTCCAGGTCAAAAAGTCAACTAATCAGCATGAGttgtggtaaactgcaaacaaaAGTTCTTGTGGTGATCTTCTTTAATAAAGGCCGGATTcatggagtgcacaactaatagttgtcttgtcaaAAGgttgtcccacctgagctgtggatatcaGCAGCTCCTGCGGCTGCTCCCCTGATCACTAGCTCTCCTTGCAGGGACTGTTGATTTAGTTAGACATTCATGTCTTGGTAGAATTACTGCAGTGCCATACACTTTAAAGCaagggatgttgttttataaaatagGTCTTTAAAGGTCTCCCTGACCTGTGTGCTGTGGACCTTGGCCTTCATGGTGCTgtatgttcactaatgttctccaataaACCTCCTAGGCCTTTACTATATAGCTGAATTTATACAGATATTAAAGAAAGTGTGTATGCTGAAGTTACTTTAAAATCACTTCTGTAAATTTtaggtttaaataaaacaagagctAAAAGTACAATCCCTTTTTGATGGCATTGCAACTATTGCAATGTGTTTgaaatttaattttccttccacttcactattATCCTCTACCCAGTGTTgttccatcacataaaatgtcATCAATATGTATTAAGGTTCCtagtttaaatttatatttctgtaaatatcAGTCATTTAATATCGCTCTTTTCAGGAACTCCAAGACGATTAACAAGAACGAGACCAACAACTCCGTCCCGTTCAGTTTAGTTCAGCCTGGGTCTTACATCTCCAAAGTTTATGTGAAGGTGCAGAACCCCCTGGAGGCTTCTGGGTGCTACATGGAAAGGGTTCACTCCAAAGTGAGACGCGCCAAGGAGGGTCTGGTGGACATGGTGGCACAGGGTCTGAGTGGTGAAAAACCCATGGCGTTGGTGGAGAGCGAACAGATGCTGTGTGTGGGAAGCAGCCTGACCGGGTTCGGAGAGGTGGTTCTGGAGGGTGGCCAGGTGATCAGACTCCAGGCGCCGCAGGACGGACGGAGCTAAATCCTGGTGCCCAGCGACTATAGGAGCTTCATGGACAGACACGAGGCATCGGCCAACTTGTGGAAGACGCTGACAGCTGTGACCGGCCTCACCGGGGCTACTTTGTTAGCCGGCATCGTGTACAATTATTTTGGAAAACAGGACGACAGATCAAGATAGGCTGAATGCTGCAGGTTTAAAGCTGTGCTCTCTTGGGTGTGATCCAGTGTCTGAAGTTTCTACTAAACTGTTATTAAACATATTTGAGACTAAAATTCTAGAAAGAATtctagaaagaaaaccaaaatcatgacaaaaactaaaaaaaatcactttattTTCCCAATAATCCTGGTATCCGAAGGTTCTTATTTAAAAATTGGCAGTAATGGATCAATCCACAGCTTTGGACTGGCTTCACTCACTTTATTTAATGACAGTTACTGCTAGATATTTGGCTAATTTTTAGCAACTACAGAGTGATCTAATGTTAATACATTAATGTAATGCATTAAGTTTGGCACTTTTTACTGCCATTTAATCAAGGGAACAAGTTATTCTTctaataaagatgtttttttaattgggtTTGGTCTAATCTTTTTTGCAGCAAGCGCTACACTTATCGTGCCAGTATGTTTACTGTGAATCTGATTTAAACTTAATTTTCCTACCAGTGGAAAATGTTCCCAGTCATTTTGCAAAGACTAGGTAATTGTGATCACATGAATTGctacttttacctgttctgTGCCGTTGCTTTGTGAAATATTCCTACCATTGCATTACAACCAAAATATTTACAgcattttattggttttatgagACAGACAAACATATAGTAGTGCACAACTGTGAAGCTGAAGATACATGCTTTCtttgttaaagaaaagtctgaaaagtgtatcagagtccacctgtgtgttatctaatctcagtataaatccagctgttctgtaaagaccTCAGGTTTGTAGGAGTAGATCAGTGTTGCTCAGTATATCTGAAAATGAAGAGTGTGGTCAAATGGTCAAAACTTTCAGTCTAGATGCACAGAGTTGGTAGATATGCACCTTAAGGACCAAGGTCCACATTGCCATCACTaaatcggacctgttcccggtgcatgttggactccggtagGGCGGCCcattgtcaccggtcctgttcataatttttatggacTGGATTTCTAGGCGAAGTTGAGGACTGGAgagggtcgggtttggggatcagtggatttcgtctcttctttttgcagatgacgtggtcctgctggccccctctagctaagacctacagcatgcgctggggtggttcgtagccgagtgtgaagcggctgggatgtagatcagctcctccaagtctgaggccatggttctcgactggaaaagggtggcttgtcctcttcaggttggaggggagttcctgcctcaagtggaggagtttaagtatctcggggtcttgttcacgagtgaggggaaactggagcgggagatcgacagacggattggtgcggctgccgcagtaatgggggcactgtgccggtccgttgtggtgaagagagagctgagccgaaaagcgaagctctcgattaaccggttggtctacgttcctaccctcacctatggccatgaactttgggtcatgaccgaaagaacgagatcacagatacaagcggctgaaatgagcttcctccatagggtggccgggcactcccttagagatagggtgaggagctcggccatccgggagtggctcggagtagagccgctgctcctccacatcgagaggagccagttgaggtggctcgggcatctataccggatgcctcctggacgccttcctcgggaggtgttccaggcacgtcccaccgggaggaggcccaggggacggcccaggacacgctggagggactttgtctcttggctggcctgggaacacctgggGCTCACCCCttaagaggagctggaggaggtgtctggagagaaggacgtctgggcgtctctactgagtct
This genomic interval from Girardinichthys multiradiatus isolate DD_20200921_A chromosome 6, DD_fGirMul_XY1, whole genome shotgun sequence contains the following:
- the LOC124870259 gene encoding mitochondrial ubiquitin ligase activator of nfkb 1-A, which gives rise to MADSSLNPVVWLGVGSSFAFSGLFYHLYQEKKKELKKLKEIPIFKPDDYLLKVLNSSPHKRLQYVAVEGVVQADGEPLPSKFVPRRRGVIQKVVLEEHWKYWNYVTRTWNSKTINKNETNNSVPFSLVQPGSYISKVYVKVQNPLEASGCYMERVHSKVRRAKEGLVDMVAQGLSGEKPMALVESEQMLCVGSSLTGFGEVVLEGGQVIRLQAPQDGRS